From Candidatus Sphingomonas colombiensis, one genomic window encodes:
- a CDS encoding DUF808 domain-containing protein, whose protein sequence is MAGGLVALLDDIAVLAKLAAASLDDVAAAAGKASVKAAGVVIDDAAVTPRYVVGLSPARELPIIGKIALGSLRNKLIFLLPAALLLSAFAPWAITPILMAGGAYLCFEAAEKIIEAIGGGAHDDDQVATTDPKHLEDRQVAGAIRTDLILSAEIMAIALSTLADQSLVNQAVALALVAVAITAGVYGVVALIVKMDDIGLALARRPGATAQAIGRGLVAAMPLVLSALSNIGVAAMLWVGGQIIVHGLEHFHLTPIPGWVHHAAEAARANAASVGGVAAWLTAALLSAIMGLVVGSAIAGALHVLRR, encoded by the coding sequence ATGGCCGGAGGCCTTGTCGCGCTGCTGGACGATATCGCCGTTCTCGCGAAGCTCGCCGCCGCAAGCTTGGATGACGTCGCCGCCGCGGCCGGCAAGGCGAGCGTGAAGGCGGCGGGCGTCGTGATCGATGATGCGGCGGTAACCCCGCGCTATGTCGTCGGCCTCTCCCCCGCGCGCGAACTCCCGATCATCGGCAAGATCGCGCTGGGGTCGCTGCGCAACAAGCTCATCTTCCTCCTTCCCGCGGCACTGCTGCTCTCTGCGTTCGCCCCATGGGCGATCACCCCGATCCTGATGGCGGGTGGCGCATATCTCTGCTTCGAAGCGGCGGAAAAGATTATCGAGGCGATTGGCGGCGGCGCACATGACGACGATCAGGTCGCCACCACCGACCCCAAGCATCTGGAAGATCGTCAGGTCGCTGGCGCGATCCGCACCGATCTGATCCTTTCGGCTGAGATCATGGCGATCGCGCTTTCCACGCTGGCGGATCAATCGCTCGTCAATCAGGCGGTCGCGCTGGCGCTTGTCGCCGTGGCGATCACCGCCGGCGTTTATGGCGTGGTCGCGCTGATCGTGAAAATGGATGATATCGGGCTGGCGCTCGCGCGCCGGCCCGGCGCTACCGCGCAAGCCATCGGGCGCGGGCTCGTCGCGGCGATGCCGTTGGTGTTGAGCGCGCTATCCAATATCGGGGTCGCCGCGATGCTTTGGGTCGGCGGCCAGATCATTGTGCATGGGCTGGAGCATTTTCACCTCACCCCGATTCCGGGCTGGGTACATCACGCGGCGGAGGCCGCGCGCGCGAATGCCGCAAGCGTGGGCGGCGTGGCAGCGTGGCTTACCGCCGCCTTACTGTCCGCGATCATGGGCCTTGTCGTGGGCAGCGCGATCGCCGGCGCGCTCCATGTCCTCCGGCGCTAA